In Macadamia integrifolia cultivar HAES 741 chromosome 13, SCU_Mint_v3, whole genome shotgun sequence, one DNA window encodes the following:
- the LOC122059423 gene encoding uncharacterized protein LOC122059423 has product MGKGCVDGQLVTTLYGSPVPLIGLYIAAATLVCFFCMTFDLVYGLFIRKRPFLPCKLFSMNSFTMTVLAVATKIPVDLTTSMPRAEDQLSKLTGTALLCTSLGFYMPSLGTMGTSERYGNLAALTVIVITMVVNVCMQLETGLIFAFAIEHITVMVCILLLLLFMWSSAIAFKGQKEWFKGLHGPKVSKEAKNAKDVQGLRKLLVKLHLLNYTSNPQTLLCETSHHHAFGLLCTLSSAIVLQAMIRSIALKNLSFCGTTNVSDYKWSIPMVIVAQFLTIVVGTFCIIYRWVSFVSHTDKKDLCAHRLLYFFPEHELVDLKWKILPFRFLNKKFSVVFLVAKDFIMDVLIQTQIMLYTCSSRFIGFPIYTVKTFLEYHGICFHDQHTNQDIDQERYNSEEILEFILSSLSVDPFESWIKKMAMKDIMRWINNIYKMDRPNHLFQLISKCPASSRLECGLTRELQASGESLLRRQKQYATNVLTQVIEGSPGARPKHLKSNILEEYEVEYKVSCISLLVLSGILAEFMPSSRREFLKQSLEGVDESFFEIIYYVDKKTYTPGPNDETRWTLLKDLWVHWENPNHWFRTEIFSHVFKSCSFKNSEESELELYHVLELLNDAIPATGEIFKERSKNFSYSYESTVVDSQKGLIAVELLIILKFITEKTYGSVKDLFDFLEMCFIEMLYFTLSGLPLAILNVIDGYDPMEIGEGRVKKALKFLCELELLGDKIKWSWPESDHRSQANNVITYAQVEPSQTSTTAVAAPDCGSEVEGKVSNVVDGKVDNGEASLAAATDDDDDTIREVGSDEIV; this is encoded by the coding sequence aTGGGCAAAGGTTGTGTGGATGGACAACTAGTTACAACATTGTATGGTTCGCCTGTTCCTTTGATTGGCCTCTACATCGCAGCTGCAACTCTGGTATGCTTCTTTTGCATGACTTTTGATTTGGTATATGGATTATTCATTCGAAAGAGGCCATTTCTGCCATGTAAGTTGTTCAGTATGAACTCATTCACCATGACAGTGTTAGCAGTAGCCACTAAAATCCCAGTTGATCTTACCACATCCATGCCAAGAGCTGAGGATCAGCTCTCCAAGCTCACTGGCACTGCATTGCTGTGCACCTCACTTGGGTTTTATATGCCTTCACTTGGGACCATGGGAACATCTGAGCGTTATGGCAATTTGGCTGCATTGACCGTGATAGTGATTACTATGGTTGTTAATGTGTGCATGCAATTGGAAACTGGTCTCATCTTTGCCTTTGCTATAGAACACATCACAGTCATGGTCTGCATCTTATTATTGCTTTTGTTCATGTGGTCATCTGCTATAGCATTTAAAGGCCAAAAAGAGTGGTTCAAAGGTCTTCATGGACCTAAAGTTTCTAAAGAAGCCAAAAATGCAAAGGATGTACAGGGACTAAGAAAACTATTAGTGAAACTCCATTTACTCAACTATACAAGCAACCCTCAGACATTGTTATGTGAAACTTCGCATCATCATGCTTTCGGCTTACTATGTACCCTTTCTTCAGCAATTGTCTTACAAGCCATGATTAGGTCGATTGCCCTGAAAAATCTGAGTTTTTGCGGTACCACCAATGTTTCTGACTATAAATGGTCGATTCCCATGGTGATTGTGGCTCAATTTCTAACCATTGTAGTGGGGACATTTTGTATCATCTATAGATGGGTTTCTTTTGTCAGCCACACTGACAAGAAAGATCTTTGTGCACATagacttttatattttttcccaGAACATGAATTGGTAGATCTGAAGTGGAAGATCTTACCTTTTAGGTTCCTCAACAAAAAATTCTCAGTTGTCTTTCTAGTTGCCAAAGACTTTATCATGGATGTGCTTATACAAACCCAAATCATGTTGTATACATGCAGCAGTCGCTTCATTGGATTCCCAATTTACACTGTTAAGACATTCTTGGAATATCATGGTATCTGCTTCCATGATCAACACACTAATCAGGATATTGATCAAGAAAGGTATAATTCAGAAGAAATATTGGAGTTTATATTGTCATCTCTGAGTGTAGATCCTTTTGAGAGTTGGATTAAAAAAATGGCCATGAAAGACATTATGAGATGGATAAATAATATCTATAAGATGGACCGTCCAAATCATCTCTTCCAATTAATATCAAAATGTCCTGCTTCATCTAGATTGGAATGTGGCCTCACAAGAGAATTACAAGCTAGTGGGGAAAGCTTGTTACGTAGACAAAAACAATATGCTACTAATGTGCTTACACAAGTCATTGAGGGTAGTCCTGGAGCACGTCCAAAGCATTTGAAATCTAATATATTAGAAGAGTACGAGGTTGAGTACAAAGTTTCATGCATATCATTGTTGGTCCTTTCAGGAATACTTGCAGAATTTATGCCATCATCCCGTAGAGAATTTCTAAAGCAAAGCTTAGAAGGCGTAGATGAGTCATTTTTTGAAATCATTTATTATGTTGACAAGAAGACTTATACCCCAGGCCCGAATGATGAAACAAGATGGACattactaaaagatttgtgggTTCATTGGGAGAATCCAAACCATTGGTTTCGAACTGAGATCTTCTCCCATGTATTCAAGAGCTGCTCATTCAAGAATTCCGAGGAATCTGAGTTGGAGTTATATCATGTCCTTGAGCTTCTTAATGATGCGATTCCAGCCACAggagaaattttcaaagaaagaTCCAAAAACTTCAGTTACTCATATGAATCGACGGTGGTTGATTCACAGAAGGGCTTGATTGCAGTTGAACTATTAATCATTTTGAAGTTCATTACAGAGAAGACTTATGGATCCGTCAAGGATCTATTTGATTTCTTGGAAATGTGTTTTATAGAGATGCTCTATTTTACCCTCTCTGGTCTCCCACTTGCCATACTGAATGTAATTGATGGATATGATCCAATGGAAATAGGTGAAGGAAGAGTGAAAAAAGCCTTGAAATTCCTTTGTGAACTTGAGTTGTTGGGGGACAAAATCAAATGGTCATGGCCAGAATCTGATCATAGAAGTCAAGCAAATAATGTCATCACTTATGCTCAGGTCGAGCCTAGCCAAACTAGTACCACTGCTGTAGCTGCTCCTGACTGTGGTTCAGAAGTTGAGGGTAAGGTTTCAAATGTTGTTGATGGAAAAGTTGACAATGGTGAAGCTTCTCTTGCTGCTGCtacagatgatgatgatgatacaattagagaagttgggtCTGATGAGATTGTTTGA